In Phycisphaerae bacterium RAS2, the DNA window CACCGCCGATACAAGTCGATAGCGCGCCATCGTTGTGACGAGTGCATGACGGATGCCTCCTTCTATGTTGGCGACGACGGCAACTTAATGTTTCGCTGCGCTCGATGCGCGCCTGAAGGAATGCCCTGCGATCGGTGTCTGCCGCCCGAGCCGGCGACAACCCAACCGGCCTCCGCATCAAGAGTCGGACTGTAATCACTATTGCGTCGCAAGTGTTTCTCGAAGGGTTTCTTGAAGCCATCGAGTCATGTTGGGGTGGGGGCAGAAGCCACGGCCGTCAGCCACGTAGTTCAATCCGTCCAGCACCTCCTTGTATGGCCCAAACCCTGCTACTCGAAACGGCACGACAATTACACGACCGCCATCGCGATTACCCTCTTCCACGAATTGCCGGATGCGCTTCTCCGCGTCGACCCGCTTCTCGGGCCAATCTTCGCGCAACGTCTCGCATTTCACGGCTCGAAAGTGCCCGACTTCACTGATCCGAGCGGCTCGTTGCTGCATCGATGCGAGCCACCTCTCGTTTTCCGAATCGTCACCCGGTCCATGACCGAGAATCAGGATCGATTCGCGAGTCGAGTCGCGGCTGAGTGTTCGGACCCGGTCGACGAGGATCTGGTCGATCAACGGCGACTCCGCAACGCCTTGACGGCTCAGGACGAACTGGGCGTTAGCGCGAATGCGCCGCGGTGGTTCCATGTGGTGATGATCGTGCTCATCGGGCTTCGTTGAACCGTTCGTCCCGCCGGTGGCCTCGGAGGCTGTCAATGTTGCCATCGGTTCATGATGACCGTCATGCGCGTGCCCCGAGTGGTCTTGGTCCGGTGATTGGTGGGCGCCATGCGATGGTGCCGGCGGTGCGCTGCGGTGACCGAGGATAAACTCGGTCGAGTCCAGGAAACTGTCGCCTGATACGAACATCCGGACCACCGCGATCTTCTCGACACCGCAGGCTTCCAGTTTCTGGACGGCCGCTTCAAGA includes these proteins:
- a CDS encoding CbiX, producing MPRILLSLGLILVAGCALPKTGLLIMAHGGDPEWNQDVQTAVAPLKAEYPTEVAFGMATPSTLEAAVQKLEACGVEKIAVVRMFVSGDSFLDSTEFILGHRSAPPAPSHGAHQSPDQDHSGHAHDGHHEPMATLTASEATGGTNGSTKPDEHDHHHMEPPRRIRANAQFVLSRQGVAESPLIDQILVDRVRTLSRDSTRESILILGHGPGDDSENERWLASMQQRAARISEVGHFRAVKCETLREDWPEKRVDAEKRIRQFVEEGNRDGGRVIVVPFRVAGFGPYKEVLDGLNYVADGRGFCPHPNMTRWLQETLRETLATQ